One Dokdonia sp. Dokd-P16 genomic window carries:
- a CDS encoding Ig-like domain-containing protein, producing the protein MKLNYLGDLNRLNGDSMFRVVVLFVFILLSNQMFASATSTLETFVDDADTLTGWNFACGENKTVDEYGANANGKTSTDVVLPNSGNIYQYVVEIVYKGGNPGSTIQVKDNNNVAHTLNRFAVPGSSSNIWVYRATVTGNASSINYTNTVNRNNLQSIVVYAFRNTVDAFANSGVFTNLSGYNNKVQFTIDIPSFSEPRDLFVETPISEITTDGRYLLLRAEAGGVSEEIIITGPDSSLPGGTCCLIMPTLTLLDVPGNVTQVTITVDSRHNQNGQSVNGQSWIIAGGVNVDADCTPSIDPCNAQVSGNLDSDGDGISDLCDLDDDNDGILDTDECVNAASAISPLSLDFSNGVFTDSGVSSEVGDKMRYVNAGTFEGTPFDLELVVISNPSPATLDIAINNPISTIYLTGTNVGALAGLQMNFYRSGTNTLLPMPLDVTWMDVDGIPTSSEEVILNTTDVQFYQLSTSSGLSITNSGGKIRARGVAVNTENTDANTQDAWWRTRFLTTSSINFELRKRLGTPGYNFDVEPLSSAAALVPVTAPVSGCNNDIDNDGVINALDLDSDNDGCPDYVEGNGSFLSSDGLVASGSVTDGNNGSVKTNLGVIVDENASSSTYGVPLVANAGQLKGFSQDKTQNQCATILADDDTRTVFFNLPLNIDVVANDDYGDNGASLTEPIVITVNPAHGVIEINDNNTPGDLSDDTIIYTPNQDYSGFDEFKYKIVDVNGNESEATVFLSVSDVFIVPPGERGCDCAPFYENSNFANPVLISGVALSEGAKYRFSNIFPNNANGVVLDAIVEIVAFNNGATLLDIDVSNQGLPRAFQPKINSTNNGDQSVKFDISFVASGTMTPVSISFFGSPFDIDGDSVITREYAELSLPDSYYTSGDTLIDIINTGDGIRGTAVNPLTAPGGDISEDPRFTFSNYWEGKSKLSYTIGKENGNFDRFYAFVFDNAEYLNPRSTILSAPVICGNVSDEGGDPLPNVEVDIIGSDGSNKTVATDINGNYRYATSIPSALVDVTYTVIENDNSGYVSISDVDGANDNRITRVINLMSTCGNDFVDDGRPNAVNDETVALPLETINVSVLVNDIFGPDLAASGPITIITQPALGTAVVNTNGTTNDPTDDFIEFTAPLVNTSVIQFEYQICDSDNDCDSAIVSVNIGALINTTAVDDIENTFVNTPVDGNVLTNDFDAQGDVQTVTSPVVTSTQGVVVNIAPDGSYSYNPPADYVGSDAFTYTVCDNGNPQACDTATVYVEVVPTTSKNDPPVANADTGVTEINTPVEGSVLSNDFDPDGDPITVTANTDPSNGVLVINPDGTFEYTPNTDFVGEDTFTYTICDNATPAACDTATVTIQVIPDFANITVANDDAYIGSIDTDVLGNVLDNDTDPEGDAQTASLTTDPSNGSVVLNADGTFTYTPDSGYTGPDEFTYTVTDAQGATDTATVSLVIAPVSNTTTAIDDINDTFVNTAVTGNVLTNDDDSEGDTQTVSSNTDPSNGVLVINPDGTYEYTPNTDFVGEDTFTYTVCDDGNPQACDTAIVYLEVLPEPTSKNDPPVANADTGVTEINTPIEGSVLSNDFDPDGDPITVTANTDPSNGVLVINPDGTFEYTPNTDFVGEDTFTYTICDNATPAECDTATVTIQVIPDFANITVANDDAYIGSIDTDVLGNVLDNDTDPEGDSQTASLTTDPSNGSVVLNADGTFTYTPDSGYTGPDEFTYTVTDAQGATDTATVSLVIAPVSNTTTAIDDINDTFVNTAVTGNVLTNDDDAEGDTQTVSSNTDPSNGVLVINPDGTYEYTPNTNFVGEDTFTYTVCDDGNPQACDTAIVYLEVLPEPTSKNDPPVANADTGVTEINTPIEGSVLSNDFDPDGDPITVTANTDPSNGVLVINPDGTFEYTPNTDFVGEDTFTYTICDNATPAACDTATVTIQVIPDFANITVANDDAYIGSIDTDVLGNVLDNDTDPEGDSQTASLATDPSNGSVVLNTDGTFTYTPDSGYTGPDEFTYTVTDAQGATDTATVSLVIAPVGNTTTAIDDINDTFVNTAVTGNVLTNDDDAEGDTQTVSSNTDPSNGVLVINPDGTYEYTPNTDFVGEDTFTYTVCDDGNPQACDTAIVYLEVLPEPTSKNDPPVANADTGVTEINTPVEGSVLSNDFDPDGDPITVTANTDPSNGVLVINPDGTFEYTPNTDFVGEDTFTYTICDNATPAACDTATVTIQVIPDFANITVANDDAYIGSIDTDVLGNVLDNDTDPEGDAQTASLTTDPSNGSVVLNADGTFTYTPDSGYTGPDEFTYTVTDAQGATDTATVSLVIAPVSNTTTAIDDINDTFVNTAVTGNVLTNDDDSEGDTQTVSSNTDPSNGVLVINPDGTYEYTPNTDFVGEDTFTYTVCDDGNPQACDTAIVYLEVLPEPTSKNDPPVANADTGVTEINTPIEGSVLSNDFDPDGDPITVTANTDPSNGVLVINPDGTFEYTPNTDFVGEDTFTYTICDNATPAECDTATVTIQVIPDFANITVANDDAYIGSIDTDVLGNVLDNDTDPEGDSQTASLTTDPSNGSVVLNADGTFTYTPDSGYTGPDEFTYTVTDAQGATDTATVSLVIAPVSNTTTAIDDINDTFVNTAVTGNVLTNDDDAEGDTQTVSSNTDPSNGVLVINPDGTYEYTPNTNFVGEDTFTYTVCDDGNPQACDTAIVYLEVLPEPTSKNDPPVANADTGVTEINTPIEGSVLSNDFDPDGDPITVTANTDPSNGVLVINPDGTFEYTPNTDFVGEDTFTYTICDNATPAACDTATVTIQVIPDFANITVANDDAYIGSINTDVLGNVLDNDTDPEGDAQTASLTTDPSNGSVVLNADGTFTYTPDSGYTGPDEFTYTVTDAQGATDTATVSLVIAPVSNTTTAIDDINDTFVNTAVTGNVLTNDDDAEGDTQTVSSNTDPSNGVLVINPDGTYEYTPNTDFVGEDTFTYTVCDDGNPQACDTAIVYLEVLPISGPDNEAPVANADSGITEVNTPLTGNVLPNDFDPDGDPLTVTANTDPANGLVLLLPNGSFVYTPNADFVGEDTFTYTICDNAIPAECDTATVTIQVILDAANITVANDDAYNGISNTDILGNVLDNDTDPEGDAQSTLLVSDPANGTVVLNDDGTFVYTSNLDYVGPDSFVYQVTDTQGATATATVYLTVGMQLIPDYGPTLFTGVTTIIGNTGVIDFRVLVAEFAGQNSNGVTPVELRIVKSDDLLITFDPTSVLVNGFPVSNTDWLFDNSSPTLYRFIYIGNNGIFPANSASMIGLNAVYLPLISTEGEFPLQVTVKFNSGGETNNSNNNDVDYVEFDNDILNDDDNDDDDDDDDDDDD; encoded by the coding sequence ATGAAACTAAATTACTTAGGAGATTTAAATAGATTAAACGGCGACTCTATGTTTAGAGTGGTTGTTTTGTTTGTGTTTATACTCTTGTCTAATCAAATGTTTGCTTCCGCAACTTCAACTCTTGAGACATTTGTAGATGATGCTGATACTTTGACGGGTTGGAACTTTGCTTGTGGTGAAAATAAGACTGTTGATGAGTACGGTGCAAATGCAAATGGAAAAACATCTACAGATGTTGTACTTCCTAATTCGGGAAATATTTATCAATATGTAGTTGAGATTGTTTACAAAGGTGGTAATCCTGGGAGTACAATTCAGGTTAAAGATAATAATAACGTTGCGCACACTTTAAATAGGTTTGCAGTTCCTGGTTCAAGTAGTAATATTTGGGTTTACAGAGCGACTGTGACAGGTAATGCATCAAGTATCAATTATACAAATACTGTAAATAGAAATAATTTACAATCTATTGTTGTTTACGCTTTTAGAAATACGGTAGATGCATTTGCAAATTCTGGGGTGTTTACAAATTTAAGTGGTTATAACAATAAGGTGCAGTTTACAATTGATATTCCTTCTTTTTCAGAACCTAGAGATTTATTTGTTGAAACTCCAATTTCAGAAATTACTACAGATGGAAGGTATTTATTACTAAGAGCGGAAGCTGGCGGAGTTTCTGAAGAAATTATAATTACTGGTCCAGATAGTTCATTACCTGGAGGGACCTGTTGTTTAATAATGCCAACATTGACATTATTAGATGTCCCTGGTAATGTTACGCAAGTGACCATTACTGTTGATTCGAGGCATAATCAAAATGGTCAAAGTGTTAATGGTCAATCATGGATTATAGCTGGAGGAGTAAATGTGGACGCAGATTGTACTCCATCAATAGATCCTTGTAATGCACAGGTGTCTGGTAACTTAGATAGTGACGGTGATGGTATAAGTGATCTTTGTGATCTTGATGACGACAATGACGGTATATTAGATACAGATGAGTGTGTAAATGCTGCATCTGCCATATCGCCTTTGAGTTTAGACTTTAGCAATGGAGTGTTTACAGATAGTGGGGTTAGTAGTGAAGTAGGTGATAAAATGAGGTATGTAAATGCTGGTACTTTTGAGGGAACACCTTTTGATTTAGAACTAGTAGTTATTTCTAATCCTAGTCCGGCTACTTTAGATATTGCTATTAACAATCCAATTTCTACAATATATTTAACGGGAACAAATGTTGGCGCTCTTGCTGGTTTACAGATGAATTTTTATCGATCTGGAACTAATACGTTGCTGCCTATGCCATTAGATGTTACCTGGATGGATGTAGATGGTATACCAACTTCTAGTGAGGAGGTTATATTGAATACTACAGATGTACAGTTTTATCAATTATCAACATCTTCTGGTCTCTCAATAACTAATTCTGGCGGAAAAATTAGAGCTAGAGGGGTAGCGGTTAATACTGAGAATACTGATGCAAACACACAAGATGCATGGTGGAGAACTAGATTCTTAACAACATCAAGCATTAATTTTGAATTAAGAAAACGTTTAGGAACTCCAGGTTACAATTTTGATGTTGAGCCGTTAAGTAGTGCTGCTGCATTAGTGCCTGTAACTGCACCAGTCTCAGGGTGTAATAACGATATTGATAATGATGGTGTTATCAATGCGCTAGATTTAGATAGTGATAATGATGGTTGCCCTGACTATGTAGAAGGTAATGGTTCTTTCTTGAGTAGTGATGGTTTAGTAGCAAGTGGGTCTGTAACAGATGGGAATAATGGTAGTGTGAAAACTAACCTGGGAGTTATAGTAGACGAGAATGCATCAAGTAGTACTTATGGTGTGCCTTTAGTGGCTAATGCTGGTCAATTAAAAGGTTTTAGTCAAGATAAAACACAAAACCAGTGTGCGACTATCCTTGCCGATGATGATACTAGAACTGTTTTCTTTAATCTTCCTTTAAATATAGATGTAGTTGCAAATGATGACTATGGTGATAATGGAGCTTCTTTAACGGAGCCTATCGTAATTACAGTAAATCCTGCACACGGAGTTATTGAAATTAACGATAATAATACACCGGGAGACTTATCTGATGACACAATTATATATACTCCAAATCAGGATTATTCAGGATTTGATGAGTTTAAATATAAAATTGTAGATGTAAATGGTAATGAGAGTGAAGCGACTGTCTTCCTTTCAGTATCAGATGTGTTTATAGTTCCTCCGGGAGAAAGAGGTTGTGATTGTGCACCTTTTTACGAAAACTCAAATTTTGCAAATCCTGTACTAATTTCAGGAGTTGCGCTATCTGAAGGGGCCAAATATAGATTTTCAAACATTTTTCCTAATAATGCAAATGGAGTTGTTCTCGATGCAATCGTTGAAATTGTAGCGTTTAACAATGGGGCGACGCTTCTTGATATTGATGTTTCAAATCAAGGTCTTCCTAGAGCGTTCCAACCTAAGATTAATAGTACGAATAATGGTGATCAGAGTGTGAAATTTGATATATCATTTGTTGCCTCTGGAACAATGACACCAGTAAGTATTTCTTTCTTTGGAAGTCCTTTTGATATTGATGGTGATAGTGTAATTACAAGAGAATATGCAGAATTAAGTCTTCCAGATTCTTATTATACATCAGGAGATACTCTTATAGATATAATAAATACCGGCGATGGAATTAGAGGGACTGCTGTAAACCCTTTAACTGCTCCTGGTGGAGATATTTCTGAAGATCCAAGATTTACTTTCAGTAACTATTGGGAAGGAAAGAGTAAATTATCATATACTATAGGTAAGGAAAACGGAAATTTTGATAGATTTTATGCTTTTGTATTTGATAATGCAGAATATTTAAATCCTAGATCTACAATTCTGTCAGCTCCAGTTATCTGTGGTAACGTATCTGATGAAGGTGGGGATCCACTTCCTAATGTGGAAGTTGATATTATTGGTTCTGACGGAAGTAATAAAACGGTAGCAACTGATATAAATGGAAATTATAGATATGCAACCTCTATACCTTCTGCTTTGGTTGATGTAACGTATACAGTCATTGAGAATGATAATTCAGGATATGTATCAATATCTGATGTAGATGGAGCAAATGACAACAGGATAACTCGCGTTATAAATTTGATGTCTACATGTGGGAATGATTTTGTAGATGACGGTAGACCCAATGCAGTAAATGATGAAACAGTTGCGTTACCTTTAGAAACTATTAATGTAAGTGTATTGGTTAATGATATTTTTGGACCAGATTTAGCTGCTAGCGGACCAATTACAATTATTACTCAGCCAGCTTTAGGAACGGCTGTGGTCAATACAAACGGAACAACAAATGATCCAACTGATGATTTTATAGAGTTTACTGCGCCACTAGTTAACACTTCTGTTATACAATTTGAATATCAAATTTGTGATAGCGATAATGATTGTGATAGTGCTATAGTTTCAGTAAATATAGGAGCTCTTATTAATACAACTGCAGTTGATGATATTGAGAATACTTTTGTAAATACACCTGTAGATGGTAATGTATTAACAAATGATTTTGATGCTCAAGGGGATGTTCAAACAGTTACTTCTCCTGTAGTGACATCTACTCAAGGTGTTGTCGTAAACATTGCGCCAGATGGGTCGTACTCTTATAACCCTCCGGCTGACTATGTAGGGTCAGATGCCTTTACTTATACGGTTTGTGATAATGGTAATCCACAAGCGTGTGATACTGCAACTGTATACGTTGAAGTGGTTCCTACAACAAGTAAGAATGATCCACCAGTAGCAAATGCTGATACTGGAGTAACGGAAATCAACACGCCTGTTGAAGGAAGTGTACTTTCTAACGATTTTGATCCAGACGGAGATCCAATAACGGTGACTGCAAATACAGATCCATCTAATGGTGTATTAGTAATCAATCCTGATGGAACGTTTGAGTATACACCAAACACTGATTTTGTTGGTGAGGATACTTTTACATACACAATATGTGATAATGCTACTCCGGCTGCATGTGATACAGCAACAGTTACTATTCAAGTAATTCCTGATTTTGCAAACATTACTGTAGCAAATGATGATGCTTACATTGGTTCAATTGATACAGATGTATTAGGAAATGTATTGGATAATGATACAGACCCAGAAGGAGATGCTCAAACAGCATCTTTAACAACGGATCCATCAAATGGAAGTGTCGTTTTAAATGCAGATGGTACTTTTACTTATACGCCTGACTCAGGTTATACTGGACCAGATGAGTTTACTTACACAGTAACTGATGCTCAAGGAGCAACAGATACTGCAACGGTTTCATTAGTGATAGCGCCTGTTAGTAATACAACAACAGCTATTGACGATATCAATGATACTTTTGTAAATACTGCTGTAACTGGTAATGTATTAACAAATGATGATGATTCAGAAGGAGATACTCAAACAGTAAGTTCAAATACAGATCCATCCAATGGAGTATTAGTAATTAATCCTGATGGAACTTATGAATACACACCAAATACTGACTTCGTAGGAGAAGATACTTTTACATATACAGTTTGTGATGATGGTAACCCTCAAGCTTGTGATACTGCTATTGTTTACTTAGAAGTATTGCCAGAGCCAACCAGTAAGAATGATCCACCAGTTGCAAATGCTGATACTGGAGTAACAGAAATCAACACGCCTATTGAAGGAAGTGTACTTTCTAACGATTTTGATCCAGACGGAGATCCAATAACGGTGACTGCAAATACAGATCCATCTAATGGTGTATTAGTAATCAATCCTGATGGAACGTTTGAGTACACACCAAACACTGATTTTGTAGGAGAAGATACTTTTACATATACAATCTGTGATAATGCTACTCCAGCTGAATGTGATACTGCAACAGTTACTATTCAAGTAATTCCTGATTTTGCAAACATCACCGTAGCAAATGATGATGCTTACATTGGTTCAATTGATACAGATGTATTAGGAAATGTATTGGATAATGATACAGACCCAGAAGGAGATAGTCAAACAGCATCTTTAACAACGGATCCATCAAACGGAAGTGTTGTTTTAAATGCAGATGGTACTTTTACTTATACGCCTGACTCAGGTTATACTGGACCAGATGAGTTTACTTACACAGTAACTGATGCTCAAGGAGCAACAGATACTGCAACGGTTTCATTAGTGATAGCGCCTGTTAGTAATACAACAACAGCTATTGACGATATCAATGATACGTTTGTAAATACTGCTGTAACTGGTAATGTATTAACAAATGATGATGATGCAGAAGGAGATACTCAAACAGTAAGTTCAAATACAGATCCATCTAATGGAGTATTAGTAATTAATCCTGATGGAACTTACGAATACACACCAAATACTAACTTCGTAGGAGAAGATACTTTTACATATACAGTTTGTGATGATGGTAACCCTCAAGCTTGTGATACTGCTATTGTTTACTTAGAAGTATTGCCAGAGCCAACCAGTAAGAATGATCCACCAGTAGCAAATGCTGATACTGGAGTAACAGAAATCAATACGCCTATTGAAGGAAGTGTACTTTCTAATGATTTTGATCCAGACGGAGATCCAATAACGGTGACTGCAAATACAGATCCATCTAATGGTGTATTGGTAATCAATCCTGATGGAACGTTTGAGTATACACCAAACACTGATTTTGTTGGAGAGGATACTTTTACATATACAATCTGTGATAACGCTACTCCAGCTGCATGTGATACAGCAACAGTTACTATTCAAGTAATTCCTGATTTTGCAAACATTACTGTAGCAAATGATGATGCTTACATTGGTTCAATTGATACAGATGTATTAGGAAATGTATTGGATAACGATACGGATCCAGAAGGAGATAGTCAAACAGCATCTTTAGCAACGGATCCATCAAACGGAAGTGTTGTTTTAAATACAGATGGTACTTTCACTTATACGCCTGACTCAGGTTATACTGGACCAGATGAGTTTACTTACACAGTAACTGATGCTCAAGGAGCAACAGATACTGCAACGGTTTCATTAGTGATAGCGCCTGTTGGTAATACAACAACAGCTATTGACGATATCAATGATACTTTTGTGAATACTGCTGTAACTGGTAATGTATTAACAAATGATGATGATGCAGAAGGAGATACGCAAACAGTAAGTTCAAATACAGATCCATCTAATGGAGTATTAGTAATTAATCCTGATGGAACTTACGAATACACACCAAATACTGACTTCGTAGGAGAAGATACTTTTACATATACAGTTTGTGATGATGGTAACCCTCAAGCTTGTGATACTGCTATTGTTTACTTAGAAGTATTGCCAGAGCCAACCAGTAAGAATGATCCACCAGTTGCAAATGCTGATACTGGAGTAACAGAAATCAACACGCCTGTTGAAGGAAGTGTACTTTCTAACGATTTTGATCCAGACGGAGATCCAATAACGGTGACTGCAAATACAGATCCATCTAATGGTGTATTAGTAATCAATCCTGATGGAACGTTTGAGTATACACCAAACACTGATTTTGTTGGTGAGGATACTTTTACATACACAATATGTGATAATGCTACTCCGGCTGCATGTGATACAGCAACAGTTACTATTCAAGTAATTCCTGATTTTGCAAACATTACTGTAGCAAATGATGATGCTTACATTGGTTCAATTGATACAGATGTATTAGGAAATGTATTGGATAATGATACAGACCCAGAAGGAGATGCTCAAACAGCATCTTTAACAACGGATCCATCAAATGGAAGTGTCGTTTTAAATGCAGATGGTACTTTTACTTATACGCCTGACTCAGGTTATACTGGACCAGATGAGTTTACTTACACAGTAACTGATGCTCAAGGAGCAACAGATACTGCAACGGTTTCATTAGTGATAGCGCCTGTTAGTAATACAACAACAGCTATTGACGATATCAATGATACTTTTGTAAATACTGCTGTAACTGGTAATGTATTAACAAATGATGATGATTCAGAAGGAGATACTCAAACAGTAAGTTCAAATACAGATCCATCCAATGGAGTATTAGTAATTAATCCTGATGGAACTTATGAATACACACCAAATACTGACTTCGTAGGAGAAGATACTTTTACATATACAGTTTGTGATGATGGTAACCCTCAAGCTTGTGATACTGCTATTGTTTACTTAGAAGTATTGCCAGAGCCAACCAGTAAGAATGATCCACCAGTAGCAAATGCTGATACTGGAGTAACAGAAATCAACACGCCTATTGAAGGAAGTGTACTTTCTAACGATTTTGATCCAGACGGAGATCCAATAACGGTGACTGCAAATACAGATCCATCTAATGGTGTATTAGTAATCAATCCTGATGGAACGTTTGAGTACACACCAAACACTGATTTTGTAGGAGAAGATACTTTTACATATACAATCTGTGATAATGCTACTCCAGCTGAATGTGATACTGCAACAGTTACTATTCAAGTAATTCCTGATTTTGCAAACATCACCGTAGCAAATGATGATGCTTACATTGGTTCAATTGATACAGATGTATTAGGAAATGTATTGGATAATGATACAGACCCAGAAGGAGATAGTCAAACAGCATCTTTAACAACGGATCCATCAAACGGAAGTGTTGTTTTAAATGCAGATGGTACTTTTACTTATACGCCTGACTCAGGTTATACTGGACCAGATGAGTTTACTTACACAGTAACTGATGCTCAAGGAGCAACAGATACTGCAACGGTTTCATTAGTGATAGCGCCTGTTAGTAATACAACAACAGCTATTGACGATATCAATGATACGTTTGTAAATACTGCTGTAACTGGTAATGTATTAACAAATGATGATGATGCAGAAGGAGATACTCAAACAGTAAGTTCAAATACAGATCCATCTAATGGAGTATTAGTAATTAATCCTGATGGAACTTACGAATACACACCAAATACTAACTTCGTAGGAGAAGATACTTTTACATATACAGTTTGTGATGATGGTAACCCTCAAGCTTGTGATACTGCTATTGTTTACTTAGAAGTATTGCCAGAGCCAACCAGTAAGAATGATCCACCAGTAGCAAATGCTGATACTGGAGTAACAGAAATCAATACGCCTATTGAAGGAAGTGTACTTTCTAATGATTTTGATCCAGACGGAGATCCAATAACGGTGACTGCAAATACAGATCCATCTAATGGTGTATTAGTAATCAATCCTGATGGAACGTTTGAGTACACACCAAACACTGATTTTGTTGGAGAAGATACTTTTACATATACAATCTGTGATAATGCTACTCCGGCTGCATGTGATACAGCAACAGTTACTATTCAAGTAATTCCTGATTTTGCAAACATTACTGTAGCAAATGATGATGCTTACATTGGTTCAATTAATACAGATGTATTAGGTAATGTATTGGATAATGATACAGACCCAGAAGGAGATGCTCAAACAGCATCTTTAACAACGGATCCATCAAATGGAAGTGTCGTTTTAAATGCAGATGGTACTTTTACTTATACGCCTGACTCAGGTTATACTGGACCAGATGAGTTTACTTACACAGTAACTGATGCTCAAGGAGCAACAGATACTGCAACGGTTTCATTAGTGATAGCGCCTGTTAGTAATACAACAACAGCTATTGACGATATCAATGATACTTTTGTGAATACTGCTGTAACTGGTAATGTATTAACAAATGATGATGATGCAGAAGGAGATACGCAAACAGTAAGTTCAAATACAGATCCATCTAATGGAGTATTAGTAATTAATCCTGATGGAACTTACGAATACACACCAAATACTGACTTCGTAGGGGAAGATACTTTTACATATACAGTTTGTGATGATGGTAATCCTCAAGCTTGCGATACTGCTATTGTTTACTTAGAAGTATTGCCTATAAGCGGACCTGATAACGAGGCGCCTGTTGCTAATGCGGATTCAGGCATTACAGAGGTGAATACACCGTTGACAGGAAATGTTTTGCCTAACGATTTTGATCCAGATGGAGATCCACTTACGGTTACTGCAAATACAGATCCAGCTAATGGATTGGTCTTATTACTACCTAACGGATCATTTGTTTATACACCTAATGCTGATTTTGTTGGTGAGGATACTTTCACATACACAATCTGTGATAATGCAATTCCAGCTGAATGTGATACGGCAACGGTTACTATTCAAGTAATCCTTGATGCTGCAAACATTACTGTAGCAAATGATGATGCTTATAATGGTATTTCAAACACTGATATTTTAGGAAATGTATTAGATAATGATACAGACCCTGAGGGAGATGCTCAGTCAACATTGTTAGTATCTGATCCTGCAAATGGGACGGTAGTTTTAAATGATGATGGTACTTTTGTATATACTTCTAATTTGGATTATGTAGGTCCAGATTCCTTTGTATATCAGGTGACAGACACTCAAGGTGCAACTGCTACTGCAACCGTATATCTTACAGTAGGTATGCAATTAATTCCAGATTATGGACCAACATTGTTTACTGGAGTGACCACTATTATAGGTAATACTGGAGTTATTGATTTCAGAGTGCTAGTGGCTGAATTTGCTGGTCAGAATTCTAATGGTGTTACACCAGTAGAACTTAGGATAGTCAAAAGCGATGACTTGTTAATAACATTTGATCCTACAAGTGTGTTGGTTAACGGCTTCCCTGTGTCAAACACCGATTGGTTGTTTGATAATTCTAGTCCTACACTTTATAGATTTATATATATTGGGAATAACGGTATCTTTCCAGCAAATAGCGCGTCAATGATCGGTTTAAATGCTGTTTATTTGCCACTTATTAGCACAGAAGGAGAGTTTCCATTGCAGGTTACAGTCAAATTTAACTCTGGAGGTGAAACTAATAACTCTAATAATAACGATGTTGATTATGTTGAATTCGACAATGACATACTTAATGATGACGATAACGATGACGATGACGATGACGATGACGATGACGACGATTAA